TCATATAGATTATTGCAACTTCTTTTTCAAGGCTAAAAACCCTGAAAAAGCATATATTCAAATTGACGATTATCTCACGGAAAACAACCTTAAGAGAGGGAAATATTCATTATTAAATTTATATGAAATGAATGAAACCGACCGTAATATGGTTACCATAATTAAAGTGTTTTCCTATGGGTTTATTACATTAATTTCCCTTATAGCCCTTGCCAATGTATTTAATACCATATCAACAAACATTATGCTGCGCCGCCGTGAATTTGCAATGCTTAAATCAGTAGGCATGACGACAGGTAGCTTTAACAAAATGATGAATTTTGAATGCCTTCTATATGGATTTAAATCTTTATTGTGGGGCATACCAGTAGCATTTGGTGTTACATGGCTTATTTATCAGAGTATAAATGAAGGCTATGAGACAGGATTTTATCTTCCGTGGACTGCAGTTGTTGTAGCCATATTAAGTGTATTTGCTGTGGTATTTGCGACCATGATTTACTCTATGAGAAAAATAAAAAATGACAACCTTATTGATGCTTTGAGAAATGAGAATTTGTAGATGAACACTCTGACCTTAGTTGAGCATGAATGCTTCAACTGTTAAAGATTAATAATCATAAATCTACTCTATAAAGACTGTACATTTCATCTTCACTCTTCTCGGCTCTAAGAATAAAATTGAACCTGTCAATATCCGTACACAAGTAGAAATCTCTTTCAGGGCACCAATCTGAATTGGCAGGGTCAAAGAATCTCCTGCCGCTACTGTTTTTTAGCGAAGCAATTTTAGTATTTATATCATAATATGTTTCTTCTAATAAACTCTTTATGTATTCAGCACAGAAAATATCTTCATCTGACAAATATCTTCCTTGAAGTCCCATACAGACTAAAGATACTGTTTCAGGATTCACAGATTTAATGTATCTGGCTATCGCTTTCGAATTAACAAGACTTCCGGAAATAACTTCATCTGCCTTTATTGCATTAACTATTCCCTGTGTCCCGGCACTTGTTGTCTGCACAATAGTTTTCCCGGAGAAATCAATATTTTCAATATGTGTAGGAGAATTGCCATAATCGAACCCAGGCTGAATTTTTCCTTTCCGCTCTCCAATAAGTATATAATCCGGGTTTTCTTCCTTCAGCCTGTAAGCAATATCAATGTTACCTACAGGTATTATTTTTTTGGCACCATTATTTACAACATAACAAGCAACAGAAAATGCTCTGAAAACATCAATTATTACGGTTAAACCTCTGGCTTCTCTTGCTCCTTCAATAAATTGAAGTATATTAATTTTCATAATTTTGAGCTCCTTTGCTTTATAGAATCATGGAGACCGTTCTCGGAAGCACAGGGACGGTTCTTATGCTTCCATCTATAGGGCAAGAAATCTGTCTCTTGGTCCTTTTTCTTTACTATCTTGTTTGTCATTAAGCATAGTTAGTTATAGTTCATTTTAAGTTTGCATATTGTGTTTGTCAATAATATTACTGCTGCACATTTGCTGACAATATGGATTGAAAACATTATAAAAATATTCTGCGAACAAAACCTATATGTGGTATATTAAGTATTAAGAAGTGATAAATCATTATATGCGATGAATTAGTATAAAAATTGAAAGATACAGAGATGTCAAAGGAGACAAATCAGTGGATACCATTCAAGCAACCAGCCTGAAGAAATATTATGGTAAACATCTTGGGATTGAAGATGTATCATTTTCGGTTAGAGAAGGCGAAATTTTTGGATTCGTTGGGCCAAATGGTGCTGGAAAATCAACTACCATAAGAATACTCCTGAATTTTATTTTTCCTGATGGAGGTCATGCTGTAATATGCGGCAAGGATGTTGTAAAAGAAAGTCAGGAAATTAAAAAGTTTACAGGATATGTTCCAAGTGATGTGAGATTTTATGTAGATTTGACAGTAAAGGAATTAATTCAGATCAATAATAGGTTTTACCGCAAAGAATTTGATGAAGAAGCAGAGCGGTTATGTAATCTTTTTGAACTGGATATAACAAAAAAGTTCTATGAACTATCCATGGGAAATAAGAAAAAGGCAGCAATTGTTTGTGCTCTGGCACCGAAACCAAAAATATTGATATTGGATGAGCCAACCAATGGACTTGATCCCATGATGCAGAAGCGGTTATTTATAGAATTAAAAAATCAATCCGCTAACGGAGTTTCTATACTACTATCCAGTCATAATCTTGTAGAGGTGCAGGAATACTGCCATAGAGTTGCTTTTATTAAGCAAGGGAAAATTTTGGTAGTAACAGATTTAAAGGAAATGGGTAATCCCAGAAAAATAGTAAGCATTTGGGGGAAAAAGGAAATCACACACCCCGCTTTTAAGTTGTTGGAAAGAGTTGGATCAAAGAGTAGCTTCATATATCAGGGTGATAGTAATCTCTTATTGAAGTTATTGCAGGAAGCTGAGCCGGATGATTTCACCATTGAAAACGAGAGCCTGGAAGAACGTTTTATGGATCTCTATGAAAAGGAGGAACAGTAATGAATGCTTTTAGATTAGAGATAAAAAATAACTGGAAAGGTACTTTAAAATGGACTATTGCTCTTTGCATTATTACTTTTATGCTCCTTGCCTTTTTTCCCTCCATGCAAACAGAATCTATGAAGGCACTTGCCGGTGCCAAGTTGGAAGGAATCGATCCGGCATTACTGGAAGCACTGGGATTAGGAGAACTTATGGATTTTACAGTAATTACAAATTTCTTTGGCTATATACTCCAATATATAACTTTAGCTATTATGGTGTTTGTTACACAAGTAGCAGTAAATATGCTTGTTAAAGAAGAAACAGAGGGAACTATTGAATTCCTATATAGTAAACCAATCTCTAGAAGCGCAATATTAATACAGAAAGTGCTGGCAAACATTTTATCTTTTATTCTCTTGCTGGCTGCTCTTAGTGTTATAACATTAGTTGGTTATATCTCTTTTAGTGAATATAATATCGCTGAAAGTATAGAAGAAGTAGGAATATTT
Above is a genomic segment from Clostridiaceae bacterium containing:
- a CDS encoding 2-phosphosulfolactate phosphatase, with translation MKINILQFIEGAREARGLTVIIDVFRAFSVACYVVNNGAKKIIPVGNIDIAYRLKEENPDYILIGERKGKIQPGFDYGNSPTHIENIDFSGKTIVQTTSAGTQGIVNAIKADEVISGSLVNSKAIARYIKSVNPETVSLVCMGLQGRYLSDEDIFCAEYIKSLLEETYYDINTKIASLKNSSGRRFFDPANSDWCPERDFYLCTDIDRFNFILRAEKSEDEMYSLYRVDL
- a CDS encoding ABC transporter ATP-binding protein gives rise to the protein MERYRDVKGDKSVDTIQATSLKKYYGKHLGIEDVSFSVREGEIFGFVGPNGAGKSTTIRILLNFIFPDGGHAVICGKDVVKESQEIKKFTGYVPSDVRFYVDLTVKELIQINNRFYRKEFDEEAERLCNLFELDITKKFYELSMGNKKKAAIVCALAPKPKILILDEPTNGLDPMMQKRLFIELKNQSANGVSILLSSHNLVEVQEYCHRVAFIKQGKILVVTDLKEMGNPRKIVSIWGKKEITHPAFKLLERVGSKSSFIYQGDSNLLLKLLQEAEPDDFTIENESLEERFMDLYEKEEQ
- a CDS encoding ABC transporter permease subunit; this translates as MNAFRLEIKNNWKGTLKWTIALCIITFMLLAFFPSMQTESMKALAGAKLEGIDPALLEALGLGELMDFTVITNFFGYILQYITLAIMVFVTQVAVNMLVKEETEGTIEFLYSKPISRSAILIQKVLANILSFILLLAALSVITLVGYISFSEYNIAESIEEVGIFYGSVLYIGLVFMSLGILLSTLLKSSKGSSGVVIAIVFGTFILGIMGVLIDELSFLTYFSPMDWIKTKKLMTEGIRNEEWVIGILAFLICSVASHEIYKRRDLRC